The following DNA comes from Pirellulales bacterium.
AAATGGTCGGCAGCCGCCCCCGGGAGCGAATACAATGATAGCACCGATTGCCTCCAAACCGTTTCCGCAGATTCGCCACCACGAACGCCGCCGCGCGTCGCGGCCCTGGCCCAAGCGGAACCTGGCCTCACGCGAGCAGCCGATGCGTAGCACCCCGGTCTCACGTCCGCATTCCGTCACGTTGGCCGCGATCGAAGATGAGATCGCCAATGGAGTGACGCATGGTATTGGCTTGGGGCTCAGCATCGCCGGGCTCGTCGGGCTCGTCGTCCTCACCACCTGGCAGGGCACCCTCTGGCACATCATCGGCTGCTCCGTCTATGGCGCGTCGCTCGTCGTGTTGTATGCCGCCTCGACGCTCTACCATGCCGTCCAACATCCACGGGCCAAGCAGATCCTGCGGCTGGTCGATCACATCGCGATCTATCTGTTGATCGCCGGCACCTACACCCCCTTCACGCTGGTCAACCTGCGTGGTCCCTGGGGTTGGACCCTGTTTGGCATCGTGTGGGGACTGGCCATATTCGGGGCCGTCTTCAAGCTCCTGTATGGACACGGCTTCCCCTGGGTCTCCTTGGGCCTGTACCTGGCGATGGGCTGGGTCTGCGTGATCGCGGCGCGTCCCATGCTCGAGTCCGTCCCCACCGGTTGTCTGTTGTGGCTCTTGGCCGGCGGACTCACTTACACCGCCGGCACGATCTTCTACGCCTGGGATTCGATTCGATACTTCCACGCCGTGTGGCACATCTTCGTGCTCGCCGGCAGCGCGCTGCATTACTGCGCGGTAATCAACTACGTGGTTCCCTTCGGCAGCTAGCATCACACTGATAGCGACAGTCTCTGCCCGATCCGGGCGATCGCTACGACCCGCAAATCTTGACTGATTGGCACAAGCCCTCTGACCGTGCGCGCCGATGATGCGAACGAAGGGGGAAGTTGCCCTGCGCTGGAAATTGCGCAGCGCACGCGATCGGCTCGACCGAAGTGCCCATGCTCGTGCCGCCCACGGTGGCTCGCGCGTGAACGCTTGTCCTGTTGGGACAGGCGTTCGCGCTGGTGGCAAAGCTTTCCTCTTCGCGTGGCGGCCGCCCTCGTCTGGTGGATGGCGCCGCTTGGCAACGTCGATTCCCGCATCGTCGCGGTCTGATCGAACGTTGTACGTCGCACTCGAGGGGGGGAGGTCGATGAACGCTTTGAGATGGATCGCGCTGGGGTTCGCCGGTTGGTTCTTGGCCACGACCGTCGAGCAGGCGCAGGCGGCCGCGCCGGCTCGAACGCTGCGCTTTGTCAACGTTCGTCAGGCCGATCCGCCTACCGATACGCCCGCGCCGCCGGCGACGGCTGAACCCCCGATCGGCGTGCCCGAAAGCACCGCGCCGACACCAACCGTGCCGGCCGCCCCGGCCACCGATGACGAGCCTCCGCTGCCGACCCTTCCGCCTCCGGAGGGTGTCCCCGATGAAGACGCGCCCTCGATCGACGAAATCCTGGACCCGAGTCCGCGCGGCAACGCGCCGATACCCGGTCTCGACGACGAGCGAGAGAGCGCACCCGCGCCTGCCACGCAGCCCCGCCAACGATCGGCGCCCGCTTCGCCACAGACAAGTCCCTACCGTGGCGACGAGTCGCAGTCGGCCTTCGTCGACGACTACGGTTACGATCGCCCCTGGTACACGGACGAGGCGGGCTGTTGCCGTCGCAACGGGCATTGGCTCATTCCGCCCGCCCTCTACTCGCCGCGCGGCCTGCTCGGCGAAGAACTTGCCTCCGCCCTCTGCTTCGACGCGTGGCTCGAGCAGGGCTTCACCTGGAACCCCGACAGCCCCCCCGATCGCTTCAATGCGGGGGTCGGCTTCAACGATCGGGCGAACGAGTACCAGATGAACCAGCTTTATCTGACGATGGCCAAGCCGGTCTGCACCGAATCGTGCCAATGGGATATCGGCGGCCAGGTCGACCTGCTCTACGGTACCGACTATTACTTCACCACCGCGCTGGGGCTCGAGACGCACAACAACGGCACGCAACGCTGGAATCGCGACTACGGTCCGCGCGCCAACGGCGCCGCGCCTCTATACGGCCTGGCCATGCCGCAGGCATTCGTCGACGTCTATGCGCCGTGGGGCTACGGCGCGCGTTTCCGCTTGGGCCATTTCTACACGATCATCGGCTACGAAACCGTGCCCGCGGTGAACAACTTCTTCTACTCGCATTCGTACAGCAAGCTCTACGGCGAGCCTTTCACGCACACCGGTTTTCTGAGCAGTTACAACATTCTGCCCAGTACGGCGATTCTTGCCGGCGTCGTTCGCGGTTGGGATACCTGGGAAGACATCAACAACGATCAAGGCTTCCTCGGCGGCATTACCTGGAACAGCCCCGAACGCTTCGCGTCGTTTGCTTACTCCGTGTATGCCGGCCAGGAGCAGAACGAACTGCTGGGCGAGCCGAACAGCACCATGGTGATGTTCAGCGCCATTCTCACGCTACGGCCCAGCGAGTGTTTCACCTACGTGCTGCAATACGACCGTGGGTTCCAGGAAAACGCCGCGGGACCGCAGTTTCAGAACGACGCCGATTGGTACAGCATCGTGCAGTACTTCCTGCGCGACATCAATCCATGCTGGGCCTGGGGATGCCGCTTCGAGTGGTTCCGCGACGAAGAGGGAACCCGCCTTGATACCAATGGCAACCGCGGCGATTTCTTCGAATGCACCTTGGGGCTGAACTGGAAGCCGAACGCGAATCTGCTGGTGCGGCCCGAGCTGCGCATCGACTGGTCGCAAACCAAGGGTCCGCTCCCCTACGATGGCCAGAGCGATTCGAACCAACTCTTGATCGCCACCGACGTGATCTATCGCTTCTGATCGCCGCGCGGGGGAGTGAGGCACGCACAGCAAAGGAAGAGATCTCGTGGCTCTGCAGTTGACGATGGTGGCGCTCGGCGGCGCGTTCGGCTCGGTCTGCCGCTACCTGATGCATGCCGGCGTGCAGAAATGGATCGGCACGCGCTTCCCTTGGGGCACGCTCAGCGTCAACGTCCTGGGGTGCCTGCTGGTCGGCTTTCTCGCCGTGAGCCTGGGCCGTCATCTGCCGGTCCGTGACGAGATTCGCCTGGGCATCCTGGTCGGCGTTCTCGGCGGGTTCACGACCTTCTCCACCTTCGGCTTCGACACGTATCAACTGGTCGCCACGGGAGACGCGCGCCTGGCTGTCGCGAATGTGCTCGCCAGTTGCGCGATCGGCTTGACCGCAGTCTGGATCGGCGTTCGTCTGGCCGAACGGTGCTTTGCCGGCGGTTAACGCCGGGCGCGGCGCTAAAAGACCCCCTGCTCGGGGTTGTAGCCCAGCTCGTCGCCGCGACGCAGATCGAACTCGGCCTGTTCCTTGTTCCCCAGCGCCTGGTGAACTTCGCCGCGATGATGATAGATCACCGCCAGGTTGCGATTCAGCAGGTTGGTGAGGCGGTTGATCTGCGAGTCCGAAAGTCGTTGTGCCTGCATGTGCGCCACGGCTTTATCCCGATCTTTCAGTCCTTGCTCGACCGCGCGATCGAGATCGGCCAGCGCCTCCTCGTGGCGCTGCAACAGGTGGTAGAGATAGCCGCGCGTGTCGAGATACGAGTAGAGGTGGGGCGAGGTGGCCGATTGGTCGATCGCCTGTTGGACTTCACTCAGCCCTAATTCGAGATCGGTCCCGGCGAGCGCCCGGGCATACGCCAGGCCATTCAGCGGTTCGGGTTCTCCGGTCGGTTGCAGATCGCGCGCCTGCGTGAGATCGGCGATCGCTTCGGGGTAGCGCTTCTGCCGCAGGTAGGTCTGTGCGCGTTCGGTATAGCCGTCGGCGAACTCCGGCGCCAGCTCGATCAATCGATTCGCGTCTTGCAGGCTGCCTGCCAGATCGTGGTGCTCGCGACGGAACTGTGCCCGCGCATAGACCAGCATCGAGTCGTCCGGAAACCATTCCAGTCCGTCGGTCAGGCTGTCGATCGCGGCAGGCAGATCGCCCTGGGCGTAGTGCCCATAGGCACGGGCCAGCCAGTAATTCGCCAGCCCTTTCGTGCCGTTCGCCGCCAGACCGAGGAGGGCCACCGCCACGATGCCGGCCAACACCAGACTGCCGCGCCAGATCCAGCGCCAGGCGGGATGCGAACGTAGCGATCGAGTCGCGGGCTCATACACGTCGACCACGCCAGGCGTCACCGGCGGCGGAAGCTCGAGATCGGTGCTCGTATCGCGTGGTTCTTCGGACACGGTCGCTTCCTGTTGTTACTTGCCGGCGAGCACTTGCTCGACGTCCCATACACAGACCGTACCATCGAAACTCGCGGCGGCCAAGCGACGGCCATCGGGCGAGAACGCGAGGCACGGAATCGCCGCCTTCAATTGGTCGATGCTCACGAGCAACTTGCCGGTGGCCACGTCCCACAGGCGGATCTCCCCCCCGCGAAACGTAAACTGGTCGAACGTATATCCCCCCGCCGAGGCAAGCAGCCGTCCATCGGGCGAGAAACGCACCCAGTTCAACTGGTCGCTATGCCCCGGCAGCTTGTGACGTTCGCCCCCTTCGATCCCTTCGGTCAGCGAGATCTGCCGCCCCGAGGCAGGTCGGGCCGCCAGCGCGCCGTCGCTCGTTTGCGGAATCAACCAACCGAGCGCCTCTTGGGGGTCGCGCACGTGGACCGGCGCCGCCGATTCGAGATCGAACAGCGTCAGGTCCTTCGCTTTGGGCGCGTGAGCGACCAGTTGCTGGCCGTCGGGCGAAAAGGCGATGATCGTCGGTTGCCGGCGATTGCGCAGCGTGCTTTGCAGCGTGCGATCCGCCACGTTCCAAAGCTTCACCGTGCGGTCCGAGTCGATCGAGGCCAGCAATCCGCCATCGGGAGAAAAAGCCAGCCCCAGGACGGGACCTTGGTGATCGAGTTCCCCCACGGGTTCGCCTGTCGCGGCGTTCCAGAGCCGCACTTTTTGATCGCCGCCGCCACTGGCAAGGAGCATGCCGTCCGGCGAATAGGCCACTGCGTGGACTTTATCGTGATGGCCGTGCAACACGAGCAGCGGAGCCTGCGCATCTCGCCAGAACAGGGCCGCCAGCGCCGCCCCCACGATCGCCACGAAGCTGGCGCCGAGCAGCATGATCCAGCGGCGGCGCGTCATCGCGCCGCGCCGCAAGTCCGGCTCGGACGCGGCCTCCGGGGGGGCAAGCGTACTCGGCTGATCGGTCACAACGGAGTTTCCAGCGTTATCATGGGGACCAGCAAGACACGACATCCACCGGCCTACCATGCTCTATTGTAGCCCCGCCAGGCCGCTCTTGTTATCCGGGCTTGCCGCGGGGAAATCGTGGGACGCGAGCGGGGACCACCGGCTCGCGGCAGACGTGCCGCCCGTCACGGCGCCCGGCTGAAGAATTGTTCGTCGATGCGGCGTTTGCCGAGCGTCGAGTAGTAGTCGACCAGCTTCAGCCGCAGGTCGCGCGGGGTGATCTTGCCCGAGCGCCAGGCCTGGTAGAGATCGCCATGCCGCCGGCGCATTTCCTGCACCCGGGCGACCTCTTCGCTCGAGGCGCCGCGCGCCACCAGATCGGCCGTGTTGCCGGCGCGAATGGCCTCGCGCGCCGCCACGAACTC
Coding sequences within:
- a CDS encoding hemolysin III family protein, which produces MRSTPVSRPHSVTLAAIEDEIANGVTHGIGLGLSIAGLVGLVVLTTWQGTLWHIIGCSVYGASLVVLYAASTLYHAVQHPRAKQILRLVDHIAIYLLIAGTYTPFTLVNLRGPWGWTLFGIVWGLAIFGAVFKLLYGHGFPWVSLGLYLAMGWVCVIAARPMLESVPTGCLLWLLAGGLTYTAGTIFYAWDSIRYFHAVWHIFVLAGSALHYCAVINYVVPFGS
- the crcB gene encoding fluoride efflux transporter CrcB — translated: MALQLTMVALGGAFGSVCRYLMHAGVQKWIGTRFPWGTLSVNVLGCLLVGFLAVSLGRHLPVRDEIRLGILVGVLGGFTTFSTFGFDTYQLVATGDARLAVANVLASCAIGLTAVWIGVRLAERCFAGG
- a CDS encoding porin — protein: MNALRWIALGFAGWFLATTVEQAQAAAPARTLRFVNVRQADPPTDTPAPPATAEPPIGVPESTAPTPTVPAAPATDDEPPLPTLPPPEGVPDEDAPSIDEILDPSPRGNAPIPGLDDERESAPAPATQPRQRSAPASPQTSPYRGDESQSAFVDDYGYDRPWYTDEAGCCRRNGHWLIPPALYSPRGLLGEELASALCFDAWLEQGFTWNPDSPPDRFNAGVGFNDRANEYQMNQLYLTMAKPVCTESCQWDIGGQVDLLYGTDYYFTTALGLETHNNGTQRWNRDYGPRANGAAPLYGLAMPQAFVDVYAPWGYGARFRLGHFYTIIGYETVPAVNNFFYSHSYSKLYGEPFTHTGFLSSYNILPSTAILAGVVRGWDTWEDINNDQGFLGGITWNSPERFASFAYSVYAGQEQNELLGEPNSTMVMFSAILTLRPSECFTYVLQYDRGFQENAAGPQFQNDADWYSIVQYFLRDINPCWAWGCRFEWFRDEEGTRLDTNGNRGDFFECTLGLNWKPNANLLVRPELRIDWSQTKGPLPYDGQSDSNQLLIATDVIYRF